One segment of Bombus pascuorum chromosome 6, iyBomPasc1.1, whole genome shotgun sequence DNA contains the following:
- the LOC132907971 gene encoding probable phospholipid-transporting ATPase IA isoform X4 — MAAPLRSMQPTARGSPQVPSPGSLRPFTPPDLSSIPHMDGTLPQSSGVRNSSSSVSGQTNDGAQEQSGPYIIGSPIDLGNIDNVDNIGLRIDSLTTGIGSRRTREHIELREAGAHETSSEVGPIRAENGASQGDDQRSSYQHDSSEERVVFINAPQQPAKYNNNRISTAKYSLLSFIPMFLFEQFRRYSNCFFLFIALMQQIPDVSPTGRYTTLVPLIFILSVSALKEIVEDIKRHRADDEINMREVEVLRDGHWQWIQWRNIAVGDVVKVHNNKFFPADLILLSSSEPQGMSFIETANLDGETNLKIRQAHPDTASLLDTVELMNFRANIQCEPPNRQLYEFNGVLRETNKQPVALGPDQVLPRGAMLRNTRWVFGVVIYTGHDTKLMQNNTTTAPLKRSTLDRLTNTQILMLFFILLLLCLLSAIFNVLWTKANSYGLWYLGLQEEMTKNFAFNLLTFMILFNNLIPISLQVTLEVVRFIQATFINMDIEMYHAETDTPAMARTSNLNEELGIVNYVFTDKTGTLTKNVMEFKRCSVGGKIYDLPTPNINGNEVATSINSELIRDIVEGRSVQDSSRPVDKKAANHEKVVHEFMIMLSVCHTVIPERIDETVIYHAASPDERALVDGARKFNYVFDTRTPAYVEIIALGERLRYEVLNVIEFTSARKRMSVIVKTPDGKIKLFCKGADSVIYERLCPAPLDNNDLEQSSLDDFRDVTLEHLEAFASEGLRTLCFAVADIPDNFYQWWRETYHNATISLGNRESMIENAANLIETKLRLLGATAIEDQLQDQVPETIQALLQADINVWVLTGDKQETAINIGYSCKLITHGMPLYIINESSLDKTREVIIQRCLDFGIDLKCQNDVALIIDGNTLDFALSCDIRMDFLDLCSSCKVVICCRVSPMQKAEVVDLITSNKKVVTLAIGDGANDVAMIQKAHIGVGISGVEGLQAACASDYSIAQFRFLKRLLFVHGSWNYSRMCKLILYSFYKNICLYVIELWFAIYSGWSGQILFERWSIGLYNVVFTAAPPLAMGLFDKVCSAETHLSHPGLYATKNTGESSFNFKVFWMWIANALIHSSLLYWLSLLALKEGVIWANGRDGGYIVLGNFVYTYVVVTVCGKAGLIINSWTWVTHLATWGSIMLWFLFILIYSNFWPVLNVGAVMLGNDRMLFSSPVFWLGLILIPAAVLLVDVTVKAVKNTIWKSVTAAARENEIRKSDPGDIFNSHDYRSSLTETARLLKNVKSVFTRRSNAASRVNTDVELSQINRLRSLLLHMLRDADGFAFSQEEGGSVTQTDVIRAYDTNLPKPGGM; from the exons ATGGCG GCCCCGCTGCGTTCAATGCAACCAACTGCCAGGGGGAGTCCCCAGGTTCCCAGCCCTGGCTCGTTACGTCCATTTACACCTCCGGATCTTTCTTCTATACCTCATATGGACGGTACACTCCCACAAAGCAGCGGTGTTCGTAACAGTTCCTCATCCGTGAGCGGTCAAACCAACGATGGTGCCCAAGAACAATCCGGTCCATATATCATCGGTAGTCCCATCGATCTCGGCAACATCGATAACGTCGACAATATTGGCCTACGTATAGATTCTCTGACGACTGGGATTGGGAGCCGAAGGACACGTGAACACATCGAACTGCGGGAAGCTGGAGCGCACGAAACAAGTTCCGAAG TTGGTCCCATAAGAGCGGAAAATGGTGCATCCCAAGGTGACGATCAGCGATCTTCGTATCAACATGATAGCAGTGAAGAAAGGGTGGTTTTCATAAATGCTCCCCAGCAGCCAGCGAAATACAACAACAATCGCATTAGTACCGCGAAGTACTCACTTCTTTCATTTATACCTATGTTTCTTTTCGAACAATTTCGTCGATATAGTAATTGCTTCTTCCTATTTATCGCCCTCATGCAG caAATACCGGATGTATCACCTACAGGTCGATACACAACTTTGgttccattaatttttattcttagtGTATCTGCATTAAAGGAGATAGTCGAAGATATT AAAAGGCACAGAGCAgatgatgaaataaatatgcgTGAAGTGGAGGTTTTGAGGGATGGCCACTGGCAATGGATACAATGGAGAAATATTGCCGTTGGTGATGTGGTTAAG GTTCACAACAACAAGTTCTTCCCTGCTGActtgattttattatcatcatcGGAGCCACAGGGTATGTCTTTCATAGAGACTGCCAATTTGGATGGAGAAACAAATTTGAAGATACGACAGGCCCATCCTGACACTGCCAGTCTCTTAGATACTGttgaattaatgaattttcgtGCAAATATTCAATGTGAACCACCAAACAGACAATTGTATGAGTTTAATGGAGTATTGCGAGAAACAAATAAACA ACCTGTAGCTTTGGGACCTGATCAAGTATTGCCTCGTGGTGCAATGCTAAGAAACACACGGTGGGTGTTTGGTGTAGTAATTTACACAGGCCATGATACAAAACTTATGCAAAACAATACTACAACTGCACCCTTAAAAAGGTCTACCTTGGATCGACTGACCAATACACAAATACTCATGTTATTCTTTATACTTCTTTTGCTATGCCTATTATCTGCAATATTTAATGTTCTTTGGACCAAAGCTAATAGTTATGGATTGTGGTATTTAGGTTTACAAG agGAAATGACTAaaaattttgcttttaatCTCTTAacatttatgattttatttaacaatttaatacCCATTTCGTTGCAAGTCACATTGGAAGTAGTGAGATTTATTCAAGCCACGTTCATTAATATGGATATCGAAATGTACCATGCAGAAACAGATACACCAGCAATGGCACGTACAAGCAATCTTAACGAAGAACTTGGCATAGTTAATTATGTCTTTACTGATAAAACTGGAACTCTTACGAAAAATGTAATGGAGTTTAAACGATGTTCAGTTGGTGGCAAGATATATGA tTTGCCAACTCCAAATATAAATGGCAATGAAGTCGCTACTAGTATTAATAGTGAGCTAATTAGAGATATTGTTGAAGGAAGATCAGTACAAGATTCTTCTCGTCCTGTTGATAAAAAGGCTGCAAACCATGAAAAAGTAGTACATGAATTTATGATTATGCTCTCAGTGTGTCATACTGTCATTCCTGAAAGAATTGATGAAACTGTAATTTATCATGCTGCATCTCCAg ATGAAAGGGCGTTAGTAGATGGAGctcgtaaatttaattacgtatTCGATACTAGAACGCCCGCTTATGTGGAAATAATAGCTCTGGGTGAAAGACttcgttatgaagtattaaatGTAATAGAATTTACTTCTGCTAGAAAAAGGATGTCCGTAATTGTCAAAACACCAGACGGAAAAATCAAACTTTTTTGTAAAGGAGCTGATTCTGTTATTTACGAAAGATTATGTCCAGCTCCCTTAGATAATAATGACCTTGAACAGAGTAGTTTGGACGATTTCCGAGATGTAACTTTAGAACATTTGGAGGCATTTGCATCCGAAGGTTTAAGAACGCTTTGTTTTGCCGTTGCAGATATACCTGATAATTTCTATCAG TGGTGGCGTGAAACTTATCACAATGCAACAATTAGTTTAGGAAATCGTGAAAGTATGATCGAAAATGCTGCGAACcttattgaaacaaaattaagaTTATTAGGGGCAACTGCTATTGAAGATCAATTGCAAGATCAG GTGCCAGAAACAATACAAGCTCTTTTACAAGCTGATATTAATGTATGGGTATTAACTGGAGATAAACAAGAAACTGCCATAAATATTGGCTATTCTTGTAAATTGATTACGCATGGGATgccattatatataattaatgaatcATCTTTAGAT AAAACAAGGGAGGTTATAATACAGCGGTGTCTTGATTTTGGAATCGATCTAAAGTGTCAAAATGATGTAGCTCTTATTATAGATGGAAATACGTTAGATTTTGCATTATCCTGTGATATTAGAATGGATTTTCTAGATTTATGTTCATCTTGCAAAGTTGTTATTTGTTGCAGAGTTTCACCAATGCAGAAAGCTGAG GTAGTTGATTTAATAACAAGTAACAAAAAGGTTGTAACACTTGCTATTGGAGATGGCGCAAATGATGTAGCTATGATCCAGAAAGCACATATCGGCGTTG GAATTTCCGGAGTTGAAGGTCTTCAAGCAGCTTGTGCTTCTGACTATTCTATTGCgcaatttcgttttttaaaacGTTTGTTATTTGTTCATGGTTCATGGAATTACAGTAGAAtgtgtaaattaatattgtactcattttacaaaaatatttgtctgTATGTTATCGAACTGTGGTTTGCCATTTACTCCGGCTGGTCCGGACAAATCCTTTTCGAGCGATGGTCAATTGGTCTTTACAATGTT GTATTTACAGCAGCTCCTCCGCTAGCTATGGGTCTCTTTGATAAAGTATGTTCCGCGGAAACTCATTTATCTCATCCAGGATTATATGCTACAAAAAATACTGGAGAATCGTCGTTTAATTTTAAG GTATTTTGGATGTGGATTGCAAATGCTTTAATACATTCATCTCTTCTTTATTGGTTATCACTGCTGGCTCTAAAAGAAGGCGTGATATGGGCAAACGGCCGAGATGGCGGATATATTGTTTTAGGAAATTTTGTATACAcg tatgTAGTTGTAACAGTATGTGGAAAAGCAgggttaataataaattcttggACGTGGGTCACTCATTTGGCAACATGGGGATCTATTATGCTTTGGTTTTtgtttattcttatatatag TAATTTTTGGCCTGTTTTAAACGTGGGTGCAGTGATGTTGGGCAACGATAGAATGCTGTTTTCTTCACCTGTATTCTGGCTGGGTTTGATACTTATACCAGCAGCAGTGCTACTTGTGGATGTAACAGTTAAGGC AGTAAAGAATACAATTTGGAAGTCCGTAACTGCAGCAGCTAGAGAAAATGAGATTCGAAAATCAGACCCTGGGGATATATTCAACAGTCATGACTACAGAAGCTC ATTGACGGAGACGGCACGGCTATTGAAAAACGTAAAAAGTGTTTTCACCAGGCGATCAAACGCCGCTTCCAGAGTTAATACCGATGTGGAACTATCAC AGATTAATAGGCTACGATCTTTGTTGTTGCACATGCTGCGCGATGCAGATGGATTTGCATTCTCTCAAGAGGAAGGAGGCTCGGTGACACAGACGGACGTAATCAGAGCTTACGATACAAATCTTCCGAAACCTGGCGGCATGTGA
- the LOC132907971 gene encoding probable phospholipid-transporting ATPase IA isoform X3: protein MNYHRITVNCHKVLVLRTVPRAHPEHQYLPLFLTAPLRSMQPTARGSPQVPSPGSLRPFTPPDLSSIPHMDGTLPQSSGVRNSSSSVSGQTNDGAQEQSGPYIIGSPIDLGNIDNVDNIGLRIDSLTTGIGSRRTREHIELREAGAHETSSEVGPIRAENGASQGDDQRSSYQHDSSEERVVFINAPQQPAKYNNNRISTAKYSLLSFIPMFLFEQFRRYSNCFFLFIALMQQIPDVSPTGRYTTLVPLIFILSVSALKEIVEDIKRHRADDEINMREVEVLRDGHWQWIQWRNIAVGDVVKVHNNKFFPADLILLSSSEPQGMSFIETANLDGETNLKIRQAHPDTASLLDTVELMNFRANIQCEPPNRQLYEFNGVLRETNKQPVALGPDQVLPRGAMLRNTRWVFGVVIYTGHDTKLMQNNTTTAPLKRSTLDRLTNTQILMLFFILLLLCLLSAIFNVLWTKANSYGLWYLGLQEEMTKNFAFNLLTFMILFNNLIPISLQVTLEVVRFIQATFINMDIEMYHAETDTPAMARTSNLNEELGIVNYVFTDKTGTLTKNVMEFKRCSVGGKIYDLPTPNINGNEVATSINSELIRDIVEGRSVQDSSRPVDKKAANHEKVVHEFMIMLSVCHTVIPERIDETVIYHAASPDERALVDGARKFNYVFDTRTPAYVEIIALGERLRYEVLNVIEFTSARKRMSVIVKTPDGKIKLFCKGADSVIYERLCPAPLDNNDLEQSSLDDFRDVTLEHLEAFASEGLRTLCFAVADIPDNFYQWWRETYHNATISLGNRESMIENAANLIETKLRLLGATAIEDQLQDQVPETIQALLQADINVWVLTGDKQETAINIGYSCKLITHGMPLYIINESSLDKTREVIIQRCLDFGIDLKCQNDVALIIDGNTLDFALSCDIRMDFLDLCSSCKVVICCRVSPMQKAEVVDLITSNKKVVTLAIGDGANDVAMIQKAHIGVGISGVEGLQAACASDYSIAQFRFLKRLLFVHGSWNYSRMCKLILYSFYKNICLYVIELWFAIYSGWSGQILFERWSIGLYNVVFTAAPPLAMGLFDKVCSAETHLSHPGLYATKNTGESSFNFKVFWMWIANALIHSSLLYWLSLLALKEGVIWANGRDGGYIVLGNFVYTYVVVTVCGKAGLIINSWTWVTHLATWGSIMLWFLFILIYSNFWPVLNVGAVMLGNDRMLFSSPVFWLGLILIPAAVLLVDVTVKAVKNTIWKSVTAAARENEIRKSDPGDIFNSHDYRSSRSKSYSRRRWLIRCWTSIWSPRRRNKIKIFPIARAARDLWFTHHTGHVSSAPFRIPCS, encoded by the exons ATGAATTATCATCGTATAACCGTAAATTGTCACAAAGTGCTCGTGTTGCGAACTGTGCCTCGTGCACACCCAGAACATCAATATTTGCCTTTGTTTTTAACA GCCCCGCTGCGTTCAATGCAACCAACTGCCAGGGGGAGTCCCCAGGTTCCCAGCCCTGGCTCGTTACGTCCATTTACACCTCCGGATCTTTCTTCTATACCTCATATGGACGGTACACTCCCACAAAGCAGCGGTGTTCGTAACAGTTCCTCATCCGTGAGCGGTCAAACCAACGATGGTGCCCAAGAACAATCCGGTCCATATATCATCGGTAGTCCCATCGATCTCGGCAACATCGATAACGTCGACAATATTGGCCTACGTATAGATTCTCTGACGACTGGGATTGGGAGCCGAAGGACACGTGAACACATCGAACTGCGGGAAGCTGGAGCGCACGAAACAAGTTCCGAAG TTGGTCCCATAAGAGCGGAAAATGGTGCATCCCAAGGTGACGATCAGCGATCTTCGTATCAACATGATAGCAGTGAAGAAAGGGTGGTTTTCATAAATGCTCCCCAGCAGCCAGCGAAATACAACAACAATCGCATTAGTACCGCGAAGTACTCACTTCTTTCATTTATACCTATGTTTCTTTTCGAACAATTTCGTCGATATAGTAATTGCTTCTTCCTATTTATCGCCCTCATGCAG caAATACCGGATGTATCACCTACAGGTCGATACACAACTTTGgttccattaatttttattcttagtGTATCTGCATTAAAGGAGATAGTCGAAGATATT AAAAGGCACAGAGCAgatgatgaaataaatatgcgTGAAGTGGAGGTTTTGAGGGATGGCCACTGGCAATGGATACAATGGAGAAATATTGCCGTTGGTGATGTGGTTAAG GTTCACAACAACAAGTTCTTCCCTGCTGActtgattttattatcatcatcGGAGCCACAGGGTATGTCTTTCATAGAGACTGCCAATTTGGATGGAGAAACAAATTTGAAGATACGACAGGCCCATCCTGACACTGCCAGTCTCTTAGATACTGttgaattaatgaattttcgtGCAAATATTCAATGTGAACCACCAAACAGACAATTGTATGAGTTTAATGGAGTATTGCGAGAAACAAATAAACA ACCTGTAGCTTTGGGACCTGATCAAGTATTGCCTCGTGGTGCAATGCTAAGAAACACACGGTGGGTGTTTGGTGTAGTAATTTACACAGGCCATGATACAAAACTTATGCAAAACAATACTACAACTGCACCCTTAAAAAGGTCTACCTTGGATCGACTGACCAATACACAAATACTCATGTTATTCTTTATACTTCTTTTGCTATGCCTATTATCTGCAATATTTAATGTTCTTTGGACCAAAGCTAATAGTTATGGATTGTGGTATTTAGGTTTACAAG agGAAATGACTAaaaattttgcttttaatCTCTTAacatttatgattttatttaacaatttaatacCCATTTCGTTGCAAGTCACATTGGAAGTAGTGAGATTTATTCAAGCCACGTTCATTAATATGGATATCGAAATGTACCATGCAGAAACAGATACACCAGCAATGGCACGTACAAGCAATCTTAACGAAGAACTTGGCATAGTTAATTATGTCTTTACTGATAAAACTGGAACTCTTACGAAAAATGTAATGGAGTTTAAACGATGTTCAGTTGGTGGCAAGATATATGA tTTGCCAACTCCAAATATAAATGGCAATGAAGTCGCTACTAGTATTAATAGTGAGCTAATTAGAGATATTGTTGAAGGAAGATCAGTACAAGATTCTTCTCGTCCTGTTGATAAAAAGGCTGCAAACCATGAAAAAGTAGTACATGAATTTATGATTATGCTCTCAGTGTGTCATACTGTCATTCCTGAAAGAATTGATGAAACTGTAATTTATCATGCTGCATCTCCAg ATGAAAGGGCGTTAGTAGATGGAGctcgtaaatttaattacgtatTCGATACTAGAACGCCCGCTTATGTGGAAATAATAGCTCTGGGTGAAAGACttcgttatgaagtattaaatGTAATAGAATTTACTTCTGCTAGAAAAAGGATGTCCGTAATTGTCAAAACACCAGACGGAAAAATCAAACTTTTTTGTAAAGGAGCTGATTCTGTTATTTACGAAAGATTATGTCCAGCTCCCTTAGATAATAATGACCTTGAACAGAGTAGTTTGGACGATTTCCGAGATGTAACTTTAGAACATTTGGAGGCATTTGCATCCGAAGGTTTAAGAACGCTTTGTTTTGCCGTTGCAGATATACCTGATAATTTCTATCAG TGGTGGCGTGAAACTTATCACAATGCAACAATTAGTTTAGGAAATCGTGAAAGTATGATCGAAAATGCTGCGAACcttattgaaacaaaattaagaTTATTAGGGGCAACTGCTATTGAAGATCAATTGCAAGATCAG GTGCCAGAAACAATACAAGCTCTTTTACAAGCTGATATTAATGTATGGGTATTAACTGGAGATAAACAAGAAACTGCCATAAATATTGGCTATTCTTGTAAATTGATTACGCATGGGATgccattatatataattaatgaatcATCTTTAGAT AAAACAAGGGAGGTTATAATACAGCGGTGTCTTGATTTTGGAATCGATCTAAAGTGTCAAAATGATGTAGCTCTTATTATAGATGGAAATACGTTAGATTTTGCATTATCCTGTGATATTAGAATGGATTTTCTAGATTTATGTTCATCTTGCAAAGTTGTTATTTGTTGCAGAGTTTCACCAATGCAGAAAGCTGAG GTAGTTGATTTAATAACAAGTAACAAAAAGGTTGTAACACTTGCTATTGGAGATGGCGCAAATGATGTAGCTATGATCCAGAAAGCACATATCGGCGTTG GAATTTCCGGAGTTGAAGGTCTTCAAGCAGCTTGTGCTTCTGACTATTCTATTGCgcaatttcgttttttaaaacGTTTGTTATTTGTTCATGGTTCATGGAATTACAGTAGAAtgtgtaaattaatattgtactcattttacaaaaatatttgtctgTATGTTATCGAACTGTGGTTTGCCATTTACTCCGGCTGGTCCGGACAAATCCTTTTCGAGCGATGGTCAATTGGTCTTTACAATGTT GTATTTACAGCAGCTCCTCCGCTAGCTATGGGTCTCTTTGATAAAGTATGTTCCGCGGAAACTCATTTATCTCATCCAGGATTATATGCTACAAAAAATACTGGAGAATCGTCGTTTAATTTTAAG GTATTTTGGATGTGGATTGCAAATGCTTTAATACATTCATCTCTTCTTTATTGGTTATCACTGCTGGCTCTAAAAGAAGGCGTGATATGGGCAAACGGCCGAGATGGCGGATATATTGTTTTAGGAAATTTTGTATACAcg tatgTAGTTGTAACAGTATGTGGAAAAGCAgggttaataataaattcttggACGTGGGTCACTCATTTGGCAACATGGGGATCTATTATGCTTTGGTTTTtgtttattcttatatatag TAATTTTTGGCCTGTTTTAAACGTGGGTGCAGTGATGTTGGGCAACGATAGAATGCTGTTTTCTTCACCTGTATTCTGGCTGGGTTTGATACTTATACCAGCAGCAGTGCTACTTGTGGATGTAACAGTTAAGGC AGTAAAGAATACAATTTGGAAGTCCGTAACTGCAGCAGCTAGAGAAAATGAGATTCGAAAATCAGACCCTGGGGATATATTCAACAGTCATGACTACAGAAGCTC GAGATCGAAGTCATATTCGAGGAGGCGATGGTTAATTCGATGTTGGACCTCAATTTGGTCGCCACGAAGGCGAAATAAGATCAAAATCTTCCCGATTGCACGCGCGGCGCGTGATCTGTGGTTCACTCATCATACAGGGCATGTTTCAAGTGCACCATTCCGTATTCCATGTTCCTAA